In Coffea eugenioides isolate CCC68of unplaced genomic scaffold, Ceug_1.0 ScVebR1_410;HRSCAF=1082, whole genome shotgun sequence, the genomic window AGTTGCACAGATATGCAGTGCatctttgtgtgtgtgtgtttttccCCCTATTTGTTGAAACTGTATGCAGAAAGTTGTTTTATAGTTatttttggttcaaaattttgaccaagtttGTGCTATTATAGGCATGTGATGGTTATAAATTCTAGCGTTTCAGAGGTTTCTAAGCTAAAAGAGGACAGGGAAAGAGGAAATGGAGTTGTTTGTGTAGAATTAGTAATAGCCTTCGacatgtttgatgaaatgcctcgataatttttgttaaaaatctAGTTGGGTGTCAGTTAAAAAttgcaatttggattttttaaaGAGCTGATTTatgaattaaatttgattttttttccttttttatagTTTGTGGTTTCTGTTGTGTAGCGAAAATAAAAATGGTGTATGATGCTTTGAGTTCTAATAGTTGTATAATGGGGCTTTGTGCTAAGTCATTCTTATTTTGTTCGGCATCTGTGATTTTGGTAGATTACTTATGGGTCAGTGACCAAGTTGATGCATGGGAGAACAAAGTTTAGGCTGCATTCGCATGATGTACCATATGGCTCTGGTAGTGGGCAGCAGTCCGCCACTGGTTTTCCCAACGTTGATGACTCAAACAGCTATTGGGTATGTTTCTTTTTCTAGTATCTATTTTTTGCTAGATCATCATAATTTTCTAAGGTTAGGTATGATTAAACTTGGCTTGCAGATTGTTAGACCTGTATCAGATACCAATGCCCAACAAGGGGATACAATCAAAGGTGGTACCATCATCAGGCTGCAACACATGAGGACCAGAAAATGGTTACATAGCCACATGCTAAATGTAAGTCTTACTATGATGCCTATTGCTGTTATGCCTTATGCAATTAATCTTCTTATCAGTAAATAGCATGTAATGGGTAAAAACCACTATGCCTTACGAACTTATGTTGATAGTTACTAGGCCACTCACAGTTTGTCTATCAGCTTCTAAAACCGTGATACTTCTCTTTCTTGTGATAGATTCATAATTGATTCTACAATAATGTACTGCCTTGGTTCCGGGTAAGCATTCTGGTTTGTGTTTTCTTGCTAGTGCTCAACATTTGTGTAGATGACAGTAGATTGTTAGAAGAAAAATTTCTTTCCTGATAGGGTCCTTGAGACTCATTTGCATTAAAAACCATGAAAACATTATTGATTGTTCCGTATATACTCCTTTATCTTTCCATTTCCTTGGTCCTGCAGTCTTGTGTTGTCAAAATCATGCTTATATCTTGTTCTTCCTCTGTTTTGCAGTAGCATTTGATAGAAGAACTTTCAGCCTACAAGATACAAGTGAGCTGTTGAGAGTCGATTGACTTTCTTGATGTGTAATTCATGTCGTGTAAATGAACGCTAGTTACGCTTTTAGCTCCTTCTCATTAGCTTACCATTTGTCAGGCATGTCTGGATATCTGTACGGACTTCTTGTTGCCATTAACCTTACTAGTCATGAGCTCATCTGTTATATATGAATCATTCCTGTGAATCTTTTGATGTATGAAACATGATGACAAATCTTCTCTTGCTTATGGGAGTTGGCATTTTCAGTTCTCATAATCACGGTGCTGCTCAAGTTTGATGTTTCTAGATTTTTGCATCATAGCATATTTTCTTATATGCATTCtgttctttgggataattttacaagtctttTGGGTTTTTGATTGACGGAATATATAGCAGGGAGCACTACCTGCAGGTTGCttctatatcaaaaaaaaaaaaaaaaactcctagcaattaaaagtgtcagcatagaATTCGATATCCTAATGTTGTACTATAGCTATCCTGACACTttcaattatcaagaaaaggAATTTTTGTTGGTAGATGGGATGTTATAACAGCATAGTTTTTCTGACACGTTTGAATATATGAGCCTAtcccacattggaagggacaacactTGTCTGAGGTGTGAGGAAAGATAAAGTGTCGGGTTAGATTATCTATACTAACACCTTTAAATGCCGTTAAAGGTTATTTTTGTTATAGTGAATGCAAAGCTTGTCTTCATTGTCAAAATTTAGATTTTCTAAACAGTTGAGATCCTTTATGCCACTATTCGATGCCAATCCAGTACCCATCCCACTTATCACATGATGatagaagaaatttaaataaacaatacatgacaaattaaataaataggaCACTTGGCATAAATATAGAAATGACACTGAATTGCCACGAAAAAAGTGGCACTGAGGATCTCGTGTGTTTTCCAAGTGTAAATAATCTCTAAAGTTTAGGGTGTAAACTGCGATTAATTAACACTATTCATTGTTATTCTATTTTTACGATTGCCATCTAAGTCAACGCTAGCTCTTGCCAAATCAACTGGTAAGGttagagctttttttttttgaatgttttctagGAATCATAAAATACTGTATAGCACAATTTATaccttatttctcaaaatattCAAATGGTTAAAGCAAGGATGGTGGATGTCTCTAATTACCTTGAGTAAGATTGCATCACCAAGAGGTACCATCTCTAGTATATTTCCTGCAACAAAGTCCAAGTTCTCAGTTCTCTGTTGGTTGGCCACCAATTGTGGGAGATCACATACAAGACATTCTAAGTTGGGAAATTTTTGGGCAATGGCCTCAGCAAATTCACCAGTGCCATCTCCAACATCAACTAAAGATGTCAGGTCCTCAAACACAGACTTGCATTGGGCCATCACCACCTCAACAATTAAACTAGAGTCATCAGCCTCGGCTTCATTAAAGATTTTCCCAAATTGAGGTTCTGCAGCAGCATAAGACCAGAAGTTTTTCCCATGTGCTGTATCAAATGGAGAGGGATCATCGTTCTTGAACCACTCAGTCAAGAAATTCTAGGGCTTCAGTGCAATAGGATCGCTCACATAATATATAAATGCCCTCATATTGAAAGGCTCATTCTTTAAAAGAAGACGACCTACAGTAGAGAGTGAACAACCTTCATTTTGCTGGACAAAGAAGCCAGCATTCGATAAGACTCGCATTAAGCGATGGATGTGGATAGATTTAGAAGGGTTGATTGGGAGGGTAGAAATCAGGTCAGAAAGCGTGATGGGCTTCCCATGTTGATCAATGACATCTGGGATTCCCAATTCAATTGCACATTTTAGAGATTTTCTGAAATTGAATATTTGGCTCCCTGCATAGTCTTGAGCTTCACGAAGCTCAACAAGATTCTCAACCTTTTCCATTCttagaacttttggaattacATGGAGTTAGGCTACTTGATTGCTCTACAAGTTGAACAAACACCATTTCCACATTTATAGAGGAATAATGCAAAAGGAATTGTAGCCTATAACTCCGTTCACAGAAAAGTGGCTACTCTTTTTCAGTCTCATTGTTCATGTTATATTTTCCCTTTTTGAATGTTCAAAATGACAGTAATTTTCTAAGGTTAACATAACATTTTATTAGCTCTCCCATTTACTTAACCATGctgtgtgtttggataggagattatttgaaatattatttggaataattactgtagcattttttatgatgtgatgtatgt contains:
- the LOC113758229 gene encoding probable O-methyltransferase 3, translating into MEKVENLVELREAQDYAGSQIFNFRKSLKCAIELGIPDVIDQHGKPITLSDLISTLPINPSKSIHIHRLMRVLSNAGFFVQQNEAHGKNFWSYAAAEPQFGKIFNEAEADDSSLIVEVVMAQCKSVFEDLTSLVDVGDGTGEFAEAIAQKFPNLECLVCDLPQLVANQQRTENLDFVAGNILEMVPLGDAILLKKQPAGSAPCYIFRQSKTQKTCKIIPKNRMHIRKYAMMQKSRNIKLEQHRDYEN
- the LOC113758227 gene encoding stromal cell-derived factor 2-like protein isoform X1; this encodes MAISFFGLAIFLFLTLDSDFTSSLVSATSEGIQITYGSVTKLMHGRTKFRLHSHDVPYGSGSGQQSATGFPNVDDSNSYWIVRPVSDTNAQQGDTIKGGTIIRLQHMRTRKWLHSHMLNIHN
- the LOC113758227 gene encoding stromal cell-derived factor 2-like protein isoform X2, with translation MAISFFGLAIFLFLTLDSDFTSSLVSATSEGIQITYGSVTKLMHGRTKFRLHSHDVPYGSGSGQQSATGFPNVDDSNSYWIVRPVSDTNAQQGDTIKGGTIIRLQHMRTRKWLHSHMLN